TTCGGGCATTCCGAGCACCTGCTTCAGCGCGGCCTGCATTCGGTCGATCTCGGCCTTGGGTGTCTTGGCCGGCGCCCACATCCCTGTCCAGGCGTCGCCGGTGTCGACGTTGTAGCCCTGCTCGATCATCGTCGGCACGTCGGGCAGCAGCGGGGAGCGCTTCTCGCCGAACACGCCGATCAGCTTGATCTGGCCGCTCTTCTGATACTGCGCGATGTCGCCTGCGGTCATGATGCCGGCAGGAACCTGGCCGCCGAGCAGGTCGGTGGCGAGCGGGCCGTTGCCCTTGTACGGCACGACGTTGAGCTCGACGCCTGCGGCCTTGCCGAGCTGAAGGCCGCTGAAATGGGTGTGACCGCCCAGGCCGGCTGATCCAAACAGAGCGTTTTGCGGATTCGCCTTGAGCCAGGCGAGATACTCCTTCAGGTTGTGCACACCGGTCTTCGCGCCGACCGCCAGTGCCAGCGGATACGAGACGACCACCGCCACCGGCGCCAGGTCGTTCAGCAAGTCGTAGCGCAGCACCGACACGGGATACAGCAAGGCCTGAAACACGCCGGTCGCGTTGGGCGCGAGCATGTAGGTCTGGCCATCGGGTGCGCTGTTCTTCAACGCCTCGGCGGCCAGCCGGCCGCCTGCCCCTGCCTTGTTCTCGACGATCACCGTCTGGCCCAGCGGCGCACGCAGCTTCTCGCCGATGATGCGGGCCACCGTGTCAGTCGAGCCGCCCGGTGCGAATCCGACCAGGATGCGGATGGGCGGCTTGTCCTGCGCCTGCGCGGCCATCGACACGCCGAGTGTCAGTACGGCGAGGATGGTCTTGAGTTGTCGAAACGGGTTCATGCGGTCTCCGTGAGCGAGAGGGTTCGAAAAGCGTTCAGCACTGAGGCTGTGCGGAAAGACGTTGCAGGTGATGCGCTGCATCACCGAACAGTTGATTGATGACGAGCAGGCGCTTGGCGTAATGGCCGGCGCGGCATTCGTCGGTCATGCCCATCGCGCCGTGGAGCTGGATGGCAGCGAGGCCCACCTGGCGGCCGAGCTGGCCGACCAAGGACTTCGCGGCGGAGACGATGCGGCGGCGCTGTGGCGCGTCGCCTGCGTCGACTGCCATCGCAGCGGCGCAAGCCATCGACTTCACCTGCTCCAGCGCGATCAGCATGTCGGCCACGCGATGCTGCAGCACCTGGAACTTGGCGAGCGGCGCGCCGAACTGCTTGCGTGTCTTGAGGTGTTCGGCCGTGAGGTCGAGCAGCGCTTCCATCGCGCCGGCGGCCTCGGCGCACAGCGCGGCTGCGGCGCCGTCGACGGCGCTTTCGAGCAGGGGGAGCGCTTCACCCGCCGTGCCGACGATGGCATCGGCACCGACCTCGACACCGTCGAAGTCGACATGCGCCGCGTGCCGGCCGTCGAGCGTGGCGAAGGGCCGGACGTGGACGCCGCGCGCCTTCGCGTCGATGGCGAAGATCGTCAGGCCGTGCGGCTCGCGGGTTGCGCCGGCGCTGCGAGCGACCACGAAAAACACATCCGCCGTGTCGCCGTCGAGCACCAACGTCTTGCGTCCATCGATTCGACAGACGCCGTTCACCGTGCGAGCCGCCGTGGCGACACGCGACAGGTCATAGCGCGAATCGGCTTCACCGAACGCGAGCGCCAATCGCAGATCGCCGCTGGCCAGCGCCGGCAGCCAGCGACTGCATTGCGCCGGAGTGCCTGCTTTGGCCAGCAACTGGCCAGCCAGCACGACGCTCGACAGCCATGCTCCGCCGCCGAGGCTGCGACCGAGTTCCTGCGCGACCAGCATCAGCTCGATGGCGCTCTGGCCGCTGCCGCCGAGCTCCGGATCGAAGGGCAAGCCGAGCAGCCCGAGTTCGGCCATGCCGGCCCAGCGCGTCGCGGCGAGCTCGGGTGTTTCGAGGTTGCCGCGCTGGTGCGCCGGGTACTCGCCGTCGCAGAAGCGCTGCACCGCATCGCGAAGCGCGACATGGTCGTCGTTCAAGGAGAAGTCCATCTGGTGATTCCGTTCATGCGGCCAGGAAGGCCTTGGCGATCAGGTTGCGCTGCACTTCGTTCGCGCCGCCGTAGATCGACAACTTGCGCGAGTCGAGGCAGTTCGCCGCGAGCGTTCCCAGCTCGACGGGCGCAGGCAGGTCGCCCACACAGTCGAGGAACTGCGCCTCGGCGGAGAACGGCACCGCATTCGGGCCGGCGATGTCGACCAGCAGCTCGTAGATCGCCTGGCGCAACTCGGTGCCGCGCACCTTGAGCATCGACGCTTCGACCGCCGGCACGCGGCTCTTCTGGTTCGCGCTCAACAGGCGCAGCGCGGTGAATTCGAGCGCCATCAGCTCGATGTCGAACTGCGCCAGGCGCGACCGCAGCAATGGGTCGTCGCCGAGGCCCTGCTGCTCGGCAAGCGTGCGCGCCCTTGCGAGTTGCTGCTTGCACGAGCCGATGCCGGCGATGCCCGTGCGCTCATGCCCGAGCAGGTACTTGCCGTAGGACCAACCCTTGTTCAGCTCGCCGACCAGGTTCTCTGCCGGCACTCGCACGTTGTCGAGGTAGACCTCGTTCAAGTCGGTGCCGCCTTCGAGCATGCGGATCGGGCGCAGCTCGACGCCCGGCGACTTCATGTCGATCAGCAGAAAGGAGATGCCCTCCTGCGCCTTGGCCGTCGGGTCGGTGCGCACCAGCGCGAACATCATCGAGCACCACTGGGCGTACGAGGTCCAGACCTTGTGGCCGTTGACGATGAAGTGCTCGCCGTCGGCGTCCGTCCCCTTGACGGCGGTGGTGCGCACGGCCGCGAGGTCCGAGCCTGCGCCGGGCTCGGAGAAGCCTTGCGCCCACCAGGTGCTGCTGTGGCGGATGTTGGGCAGGTAGCGCTTCTTCTGCGCCTCGGTGCCGAACGCGATCAGCACCGGCCCGAGCATCTGGATGCCGCTCGCGATGATGCGCGGCGCGCCGCCGAGCAGCGTCTCTTCGTCGAAGATGTAGCGCTGCACATGGTTCCACCCCGGGCCGCCGTGTTCGACCGGCCAGCCGGGCGTGATCCAGCCGCGCGACTCGAGCTTGCGGAACCAGGTGACGTAGTCCTCGTGCTCCAGGCGCAGGCCGAGCTCGACCTTGCGCTTGATGTCGGCCGGCAGGTTGGCGCTGACGAAGGCGCGCACTTCCCGGCGAAAGGCTTCGTCGGCGGCGGAGAACTCGAGCTTCATGACTGCGCCTCGTTGTTGACGACGACCAGCGCGTCGAGCGCCAGCACGCGGTCGGGGTAGGCGACCAGCGGGTTGATGTCGATCTCGGCGATCTGCGGGTTGGCGCGCATCTGGGCGCCGACCAGCGCGACGACACGCGCCACCGCCTGTACGTCGACTGCGGCGGCGCCGCGTATGCCCTTCAGCAGGGAGGCCGCCTTGAGCCGGCCGAGCTCGACAACGATGTCGGCCTCGGCCATGTCGGCGGGAATGAGCCGCACGTCCTTCAGCGCCTCGATCCACACGCCGCCGAGGCCGACGAGGACGACCGGTCCCCAATCGGCATCGCGCTTGGCTCCGACAACGAGCTCGAGGCCGCGCGGTCCCATCGCTTCGATCAGCACGCCGTCGAGCTGCAGTTCGGGCCGGTGCGACGCCACATTGGCATGCAGGCGCTGCCAGCCCTTGCGCAACGCCTGCGCATCGGCCAGGCCGACGAGGACGCCGCCGACATCGCTCTTGTGCGGCAGCTCGCTCGCCTGCGCCTTGATGACGACCGGGTAGCCGATGTCGGCAGCAACGGCGAGCGCTTCGTCGACGCTGCGTGCCAGCGCGCCCTTCGGAATCGCGAGGCCGGCCGCGGCGAGCCAGGCCTTGCCCTGATATTCAGCCAGCACGCCCGACGGCGGCAGCGGTGTGGGCAGTGGGAGCGGCGCGGCCCTGCCACGCGTCGCACGCGATGCTCGCTGCAAGGCTTCGCCGTAGGCGGCGACCCGCGCCAACGCACGCAGTGCCCGGTCCGGCGAGCGGAAGAAGGGCACGCCGCTTGCGCGGATCGCGTCGATGAAAAACGGCTCGATCGGCCCGTTGTCGCCGATCAGCACCAGCACCGCGGGCTTGGCGGCGCGCGCGATTGCCGGCAGCAGGTGCTCGGCCTTGTCGCGCTGCGCGACCGCCGGGCCCGTGGGAATGCTGAGCACGAGATTTCCGACGTTTTCGTCGGCCAGCATCGTGTCGATGATCTCGCCGATGAGGCCGGGGTTGCGCACACCGATCGTGGTGTAGTCCAGCGGGTTCTCGGCAACCGCATAACCGGGCAGCACTTCGGTGAGACGCTGCACGGTCGGCGCGGTCAGCGCGGGCAGCGAGAGGCCGATGTCGTCGGCGAAATCGAGCGCGATGTTCTTCATTGCGCCGGAACCGGTCACGAAGACCGTGCCCTTGGACGACGGCACGGGGAAGCGCGCCAGGATCGCCGTGGTGTCGAACAGTTTGTCGAGCGAATCGACGACGACGACCGCTTCGCGCTTGAGCAGCGCGGTGGCGGTGGCGTGGTCACCCGCCAGCGCACCGGTGTGCGACTGCGCGGCTTCGCGGGCGCGGGCGCTCTTGCCCGGCATCAGCAGCACGATCGGCTTGCCGGCCTCGCGGGCCTGCGCCGCGAGGCGCAGGAAGAGCTGCGGACGGCGGATCTGCTCGACGTACATCGCGATCACGCGTGTCTGCGCATCGGCGATGAAATACGCGAGCACGTCCTCGACGCTGACGGTGGCTTCGTTGCCCGTCGACACCGCGGCGGTCAGTGCCTGGCCGCGGCCGATGAATGCATCGCGCAGGTTGGCCGCCATCGCGCCGCTTTGCGCGAGCACGCCGACACCCGGGCGGCCGGCGCAGGGGTACGGCGACACCGGCTCGAAGGTCAGTGGCACGCCGGCTTCGAAGTGGGTGAACCCCATGCAGTTGGGCCCCAGCAGCAGCATGCCGGCGCTATCCGCGATCTCGGCCAGTTGCTCTTGCCTCGCGCGGCCCTCTTCGCCCGCTTCGGCGTAGCCGGAGGCATAGATCACGACGGCACCGACCCGACGTGCGGCGCATGAACGCACCGCGTCGAGCACCCCCGCTTCGGGGATCGCGAGCACGGCCACGTCAATGCCCTCGGGCAAGTCGTCGACCGTCTTCACGCAGGCGCGGGCATTGATCTCGGCGCTGCTTCGGCTCACGAGGTGGATGGCGCCCGGGTAGCCGAAACGCTCGAGGTTGGCGAGCACGAAGCCGCCGAAGGAACGCGGGTCGGTGGAGGCGCCAACGATCGCGATGGAGCGGGGCTCCAGCAGTCGGTTGATCGGGCGCGGCGTGGTGGAGGGTGATGAGGTGGTCATTTGGTGCGTATGCTCGTCTTCAGTTGTGGCATACGTTAACAGCTTTCTTGGTACACCACAACCTCCATGTGTGCTCCGGGGCCTCTCTACCCGCAGTGCGAGGCAAAGATCCCGCCGCAAAGGCCTACTTACTAACCGCCTATTGCATACCACCACAGTTATTTGGTATATTTCATCACAAGGAGACTCCAATGGATACCAAGCCCACCCCTCACGCTTCACCCGACCTGAACGCCGAGCCTTCGTCCGACGCACCCCAGCGCGGGGGCCGCGCGGCGGACATCCGCGCCACGCTGCAGGACGAGATCGAGAGCGGAAAGCTGGGCCCGGGTGCCGCCCTCGACGAGCGCGCGCTGGCCACCCGCTTCGACGTGTCGCGCACACCTGTCCGCGAAGCGCTGCAGCAGCTCGCTGCGCGCGGGCTGGTCCGCATCGCGCCGCGCCAAGGCGTGTTCGTCTCTCGCCTGTCGATCAACCGCGTGCGGGCGATGCTCGAATACATCGGCGAACTCGAATCCTTGTGCGCCAAGCTCGCCGCACGCCGCCTCGACGACGAAGTGCGCCGCGCGCTGGATGCGGCCGTCGCTCAATGCGAAGAGGCCGCAGAGCATGGCGGTGCGGCCGAGTACGCCGTCGCCAACACGGTGTTCCACGAAGCCGTCTACGCCGGCTGCCGCAACGAGTACCTGGCCGAGCAGATCCGCCAGGCGCGCAGGCTGATCCAGCGCTACCGCGTGCGCGACTTCCAGACCAAGGCGCAGATCGCCGCGTCGCTCGAAGACCACCGCAAGATCGCGCAAGCGATCCAGGCCGGCGATGAAGCACTCGCCGCCGAAACGATGCTGCTGCACGTACCGGCAGGCACCACCGGATTCTCGGAATTCCTCGCCAAGGTGCCGATGAGCTTCTTCGAAACTGAGTCCGGCAACGACGCCTGACACCCCCTCGACGAAAGCCTGACCATGTCCCGCCCTGCCCGCTCGCTCGAGGTTCACGGCCTCGTCCACAACGCGCCGATTCCGCTCGGTGCGAAGGTGGGCAACCTGATCTGCTCGTCGGGCATCGGCGGCAAGGACCCGGCCGATGGCCAGTTGCCGCCCGATGCGGCCTCGCAAGCGCGGCTTGCATTCGACAACATGGAGCGGTTGCTCGAAGCCGGCGGCGCCACCCTCGCCGACGTCGCGAAGCTGACCGTCTACGCGAAAGACAACTCCGTGCGTCAAGCCATCAACACCGAATGGCTGCGCTGCTTCCCCGACGCGGCGGACCGCCCCGCGCGACACATCCTCATCCAGGACCTGCAACACGGCATGTGGCTGCAGCTCGAATTCATCGCCCTCATTCAGAAAGCAGGTTGACTGTGATCATCGATTCCCACGCCCACATCGTCATGCCCCCGGAGAGCTTCCGATACATGGCGGAACTCGTCGGCGGACGCGCCAACCCGTCGACCACGCCGAAGGTGCCCGACGCCTCGGTGCGCAAGATGGCCGAGGAGCTCGTGCGCAGCATGGACGGCGTCGGCACCGACGTGCAGTTCATCTCGCCGCGGCCCTACCTGCAGATGCATTCGGTGAAGCCGGGCCGCGTCAGCGAGCTGTGGTCGCGCCATTGCAACGACCTGA
The Piscinibacter sp. XHJ-5 DNA segment above includes these coding regions:
- a CDS encoding Bug family tripartite tricarboxylate transporter substrate binding protein, whose translation is MNPFRQLKTILAVLTLGVSMAAQAQDKPPIRILVGFAPGGSTDTVARIIGEKLRAPLGQTVIVENKAGAGGRLAAEALKNSAPDGQTYMLAPNATGVFQALLYPVSVLRYDLLNDLAPVAVVVSYPLALAVGAKTGVHNLKEYLAWLKANPQNALFGSAGLGGHTHFSGLQLGKAAGVELNVVPYKGNGPLATDLLGGQVPAGIMTAGDIAQYQKSGQIKLIGVFGEKRSPLLPDVPTMIEQGYNVDTGDAWTGMWAPAKTPKAEIDRMQAALKQVLGMPEVRDLLINKQTMQPDFRSAADLDKLQRKELSYWGPVIKATGFKPDQ
- a CDS encoding acyl-CoA dehydrogenase, which encodes MDFSLNDDHVALRDAVQRFCDGEYPAHQRGNLETPELAATRWAGMAELGLLGLPFDPELGGSGQSAIELMLVAQELGRSLGGGAWLSSVVLAGQLLAKAGTPAQCSRWLPALASGDLRLALAFGEADSRYDLSRVATAARTVNGVCRIDGRKTLVLDGDTADVFFVVARSAGATREPHGLTIFAIDAKARGVHVRPFATLDGRHAAHVDFDGVEVGADAIVGTAGEALPLLESAVDGAAAALCAEAAGAMEALLDLTAEHLKTRKQFGAPLAKFQVLQHRVADMLIALEQVKSMACAAAMAVDAGDAPQRRRIVSAAKSLVGQLGRQVGLAAIQLHGAMGMTDECRAGHYAKRLLVINQLFGDAAHHLQRLSAQPQC
- a CDS encoding acyl-CoA dehydrogenase family protein translates to MKLEFSAADEAFRREVRAFVSANLPADIKRKVELGLRLEHEDYVTWFRKLESRGWITPGWPVEHGGPGWNHVQRYIFDEETLLGGAPRIIASGIQMLGPVLIAFGTEAQKKRYLPNIRHSSTWWAQGFSEPGAGSDLAAVRTTAVKGTDADGEHFIVNGHKVWTSYAQWCSMMFALVRTDPTAKAQEGISFLLIDMKSPGVELRPIRMLEGGTDLNEVYLDNVRVPAENLVGELNKGWSYGKYLLGHERTGIAGIGSCKQQLARARTLAEQQGLGDDPLLRSRLAQFDIELMALEFTALRLLSANQKSRVPAVEASMLKVRGTELRQAIYELLVDIAGPNAVPFSAEAQFLDCVGDLPAPVELGTLAANCLDSRKLSIYGGANEVQRNLIAKAFLAA
- a CDS encoding acetate--CoA ligase family protein encodes the protein MRRDLCLALRVERPRSTHGGCGVPRKLLTYATTEDEHTHQMTTSSPSTTPRPINRLLEPRSIAIVGASTDPRSFGGFVLANLERFGYPGAIHLVSRSSAEINARACVKTVDDLPEGIDVAVLAIPEAGVLDAVRSCAARRVGAVVIYASGYAEAGEEGRARQEQLAEIADSAGMLLLGPNCMGFTHFEAGVPLTFEPVSPYPCAGRPGVGVLAQSGAMAANLRDAFIGRGQALTAAVSTGNEATVSVEDVLAYFIADAQTRVIAMYVEQIRRPQLFLRLAAQAREAGKPIVLLMPGKSARAREAAQSHTGALAGDHATATALLKREAVVVVDSLDKLFDTTAILARFPVPSSKGTVFVTGSGAMKNIALDFADDIGLSLPALTAPTVQRLTEVLPGYAVAENPLDYTTIGVRNPGLIGEIIDTMLADENVGNLVLSIPTGPAVAQRDKAEHLLPAIARAAKPAVLVLIGDNGPIEPFFIDAIRASGVPFFRSPDRALRALARVAAYGEALQRASRATRGRAAPLPLPTPLPPSGVLAEYQGKAWLAAAGLAIPKGALARSVDEALAVAADIGYPVVIKAQASELPHKSDVGGVLVGLADAQALRKGWQRLHANVASHRPELQLDGVLIEAMGPRGLELVVGAKRDADWGPVVLVGLGGVWIEALKDVRLIPADMAEADIVVELGRLKAASLLKGIRGAAAVDVQAVARVVALVGAQMRANPQIAEIDINPLVAYPDRVLALDALVVVNNEAQS
- a CDS encoding GntR family transcriptional regulator, with product MDTKPTPHASPDLNAEPSSDAPQRGGRAADIRATLQDEIESGKLGPGAALDERALATRFDVSRTPVREALQQLAARGLVRIAPRQGVFVSRLSINRVRAMLEYIGELESLCAKLAARRLDDEVRRALDAAVAQCEEAAEHGGAAEYAVANTVFHEAVYAGCRNEYLAEQIRQARRLIQRYRVRDFQTKAQIAASLEDHRKIAQAIQAGDEALAAETMLLHVPAGTTGFSEFLAKVPMSFFETESGNDA
- a CDS encoding RidA family protein, coding for MGNLICSSGIGGKDPADGQLPPDAASQARLAFDNMERLLEAGGATLADVAKLTVYAKDNSVRQAINTEWLRCFPDAADRPARHILIQDLQHGMWLQLEFIALIQKAG